The DNA sequence CAACTTTTCTTGGGACAATGTTCACGATGTCGCAGAGCAACTCGAGCACGTCAATTCCCCGGAACTGATCCGCGCGATCGACAAATTTCTCGGGTATCCCAAATTCGATCCGCACGGCGATCCCATTCCAAATGAAGCGGGAGAGATTGTCGAAAGAAATACCCATTTATTGTCCGAGGTGCAAGCGGGATCAAGCGTGACCGTAGCTTCCGTTTTGAGATCAGACCCCGATTTCCTGCAATACCTCGACCGAATCGGCTTGTCCATCAATACGACTTTCGAAGTCATGGAAACGCTGCCCTTCGATGATTCCCTCCAACTTCTGGTCTCAGGCAATCAGGTGGTGATCTCCGGCAATGTTGCAAAAAATTTACAAGTATTTATTGATGAATAGGATGTCATTCATTTGACCCGATTACTCAAATTGACCCAGTTGAGACAAGCACAGAAGACGCCATCTTTGCCCCGTTAGGCTAGGGTTTTGGCAAATCTACCCACGCTCGCCAAGAGATTTTTGCGCATCTGGTCATCTCTTCCACGCAGTTGCCCCGACATCACCAGCGAAACATGTCCATGTGCAAGGGACCACCAACTGAGGAACATTTCATCCAAATCCCCAGCAAATAACATCAGGTGTGAAAGGGTTTTCAAGACGCTATGGGCGCTTTCACGCAAGGCCATCGGATTGGTCGCGGTCGATCGAATTCCTTCCATATTGAACATCACCTGATATAGTTCTGCGTGCCGGAATGCCCAATCCCAAAATGCTGCCGTGATCGCCTTGAGCTGAGCCATGGGATCGGTTTGGGTTTGTCGAGCATCGTCCAAATGCGCACCCAACATCCGAAATCCCTGATGTTCTAGCTCGATCAATATCGCTTCCTTGTTGCGGAAATGTTCATAGATCACCGGTGGCGTGTACTCGATCTTGTACCCGATTTTCCGAATGGACACATTCGGCCAACCATCCTGAATCGCCAATTCCCGGGCCGCCTCCAAGATGCGCGCCTTCATTTCCTCTATTTCTCGGGATCTACGTTCCTTGTGTCCCATAATTTTAGCATGAAATATTATCTAACGATGTTTTCAATGCAATTAACCGATTGTCTGTCAGAAGTCAAAGGTCGATCGCGGGAAAAAGTATGGTCGTTGGGATGATTATTGGTAATCGTAGAAAGCTACCATTCGGAGAGGATTCCACTCGGAAAGATCCATTTGCTGGCCAAAGTGCAAAAGGTTATATTACGATATTGCCAATCAATTTGCTGACAGGTTGGTACGCATACTCAAACGCTTTTTTCTTTCGAAGATCATGGAGAGACGAAGATTCCTTCAACATTCGGCGATCGCTGGCTGGGCATTGTCCATTTTGCCCTTGGCGAGTTGCTCCCTTCCCCCGGCCGATCAAGAGACCCTGGCCGGGTTTCCGCTAGCTGAGAAGACCATCCCCGAGTTACAGGCCTTGATGGCGGATGGTACCTATTCTGCCCTTGATTTGGTGGACATGTACTTGGCGAGGATTGCGGAAATCGATGCGGCAGGTCCCGGACTTCATTCGGTTCTTGCCCTCAATCCCCAAGCACAGGAGATGGCCCGCCAGTTGGATCAGGAGCGAGTCAATGGGAAGGTTCGGGGTCCACTCCACGGTATTCCCATCATGGTCAAGGACAATATCAACTCTGGCGGGAATTTGCCCACCACGGCGGGTTCTCTGGCGCTTGCTGGGAATCTCGCGGGAGAAGACGCTTTTCTGTTGGCTAGTTTGACAGATGCAGGGGCAGTGTTGCTGGGCAAAACCAATCTCAGCGAATGGGCCAATTTTCGTTCTACCCGGTCTTCATCTGGCTGGAGTAGTGTAGGCGGGCAAACGCACAATCCTTATGTGCTCGACCGGAATCCGTGTGGGAGTAGCTCTGGATCAGGGGTGGCAGCTGCTGCGAATCTCTGTGCCGCGACAGTCGGGACGGAGACCAATGGTTCGATCGTATGCCCTTCCTCGACCAATGGAATTGTAGGGATCAAGCCAACTGTCGGATTGATCAGCCGGACGGGAGTCGTTCCGATTTCCCATAGTCAGGATACCGCGGGCCCGATGGCCAGAACCGTCACAGATGCTGCTTGCATGCTGGGGGCAATGGTGGGCGTAGATCCAGACGATGCCGCCTCGGTACTCAGTGCAGGGAAATTCCTCCCAGATTATACCCCCCATCTCAAGGCGGATGGGCTGAAAGGTGCCAAATTGGGCATCGTGAAAAGCGCCATGGGCTTTCATGAAGAGGTGGATGCATTGATGGAACAAGCCATCGAAGACCTGAAAGCACAGGGAGCCGAAATCGTAGAAGTGGAACCCATTGAAAATATTGGATCTCTTTGGGGCGTGGGCTATCAAGTACTGCTGTATGAATTCAAGGCGGACCTCAATGCCTATCTGGAGAAGTATTCGCAGAATCCCGACATGAAGTCGCTCGAAGATGTGATAGCCTTCAATTCCGCCCATGAATCCGAGGCCATGCCCCATTTCAAG is a window from the Pontibacter sp. G13 genome containing:
- a CDS encoding metal-dependent transcriptional regulator, whose product is MKHHSETEENYLKCILRHSHNGRLVSTNTIAHDLGTSAASVTDMLKKLNEKALVQYTPYKGARLSDSGEKVALRILRKHRLWEVFLVDKLNFSWDNVHDVAEQLEHVNSPELIRAIDKFLGYPKFDPHGDPIPNEAGEIVERNTHLLSEVQAGSSVTVASVLRSDPDFLQYLDRIGLSINTTFEVMETLPFDDSLQLLVSGNQVVISGNVAKNLQVFIDE
- a CDS encoding TetR/AcrR family transcriptional regulator — encoded protein: MKARILEAARELAIQDGWPNVSIRKIGYKIEYTPPVIYEHFRNKEAILIELEHQGFRMLGAHLDDARQTQTDPMAQLKAITAAFWDWAFRHAELYQVMFNMEGIRSTATNPMALRESAHSVLKTLSHLMLFAGDLDEMFLSWWSLAHGHVSLVMSGQLRGRDDQMRKNLLASVGRFAKTLA
- a CDS encoding amidase, translated to MERRRFLQHSAIAGWALSILPLASCSLPPADQETLAGFPLAEKTIPELQALMADGTYSALDLVDMYLARIAEIDAAGPGLHSVLALNPQAQEMARQLDQERVNGKVRGPLHGIPIMVKDNINSGGNLPTTAGSLALAGNLAGEDAFLLASLTDAGAVLLGKTNLSEWANFRSTRSSSGWSSVGGQTHNPYVLDRNPCGSSSGSGVAAAANLCAATVGTETNGSIVCPSSTNGIVGIKPTVGLISRTGVVPISHSQDTAGPMARTVTDAACMLGAMVGVDPDDAASVLSAGKFLPDYTPHLKADGLKGAKLGIVKSAMGFHEEVDALMEQAIEDLKAQGAEIVEVEPIENIGSLWGVGYQVLLYEFKADLNAYLEKYSQNPDMKSLEDVIAFNSAHESEAMPHFKQEILEQSQAKGDLNEQEYLDAKQKLQAASREGIDQTMKEFGLDAIIAPTGGPAWCTDWINGDHFGGGSSQFAAWSGYPNITVPAGFVKELPVGLSFFASAWQEPRLIELTYAYEQATGHRKEPTFIPSIGQDTKR